The Aedes albopictus strain Foshan chromosome 1, AalbF5, whole genome shotgun sequence genomic interval AGAttcagattttctggaagaatttctggaaacaaATCTGAAGGCATCCAAGAATTTTTGCAATAATCACGTAAtgcgaaggaactcctgcagaaattttcgaacccaagaatttctagatgtatgttattccgcaaaaaaaaactgtaaagaaatttctgcaataatgTCATTTTTTATCAAGgaacctagaagaatttcaacaggaacttctcgagaaattcctgaaaaaatcccttcggAAAATAGTCAGAGCAAATTCaaaaagaacctctgaaggatttcttcagaaattctcgaaCATGcacgaatttttgaagcaatctctagaatTAATTTCATaataattcctgaaacaattttacAAAATCCTGCAAAATCCGTGGACTATAGTTCCAAGAAGAGCCTGTCAAAATATTTTCTGAGTATTattgctattgaaatacgactgtatggttgactctctCGATGAGGGAATCCATGAGTAAATAGCTCTGGTTTTACCATGACAGTGCTGTAAACAGCAATGAGAAGACAAAAAGTTAACTTTATTGGAAAAGTACGTTAACATATGTGCTTGGACTATAAGTTCACTGCAGAGTGAAATTATTCCAATTAATTTTATtctgtttgagttttttttttgtcgagtaGAGCCGGGCGTCGGTTAAACTATGTTTCAcaaaataattatgaaatttgTTTTTCATAGAATAATAAACGTCACGTAGATAATTATTTTCTGGAAAACAAAAGCTAATATTGGTGCGGTCCACACGTTTCCATCCATCAACGGCATTAACAACACAATCAACAACTCAAATTATCTCCATGGTCAGAGCTTTAATTCATTTTCTTAATCAAATATTTACACTGGTACTAGCTGGTAAACTGTTTCGCGCGGTATCGTTGATCGGCAACGTTCACTAGAAATATTATTGCTACTATTTCACACACTCACACGCATACATCCGCACACTCTTACTCTCCCTGCCTCATGTTCCTAATCATACCGAATTAAACTAATTGAATATTTTTACAACAGAAACTGTTCCAATCGCTAATGTGGTGTGCTAGTTTTTCTCCGCTTTAATGTCTTTATCGTTGCTTCGGTACTCCGAGTATCCTTGGTAGGCTTGATCGTCTCCGAACTTGACTCCCCCTGAATTCTTCAGCTCGTAGCTGTCCCGGTAGTAGTTGCCGTACGGGGCGGCGAAATTGGGCTCCGGTCGGGAGTACTGATTCTGGTAGGGCGGCTTGAACGGGTTGTAGCTGACGGAACCCAAGCCTTGCGGCGAGTACTGGGGCGTGTAGTTGTTGGAGAACAGGTCGTTCGAGCAGCAGCTCTGATTCGGACGAAACAGCTTGAGGTAGCCGATGACGCCGGGGATGATGATGGCAGCAAATCCGAGTAGTTTTTTGAAACTGGCCAGGCCGAGGATCAGTGGCAGGAAGAGCAGCAGCTTAAGCTTGAAGATCTTCAGGATGATCAGCAGCGGGATGAAGATCTTCTTTAGGCGGTTGCGGGAGAAAAGAGGGGCTTTCTTGTCCTCGATGACGTCGATTTCGTCGGAGATCTCATCGATGAAGCGCGCCTGGTAGCGGCCGCCTTCGGTGACGTCGTCGGGGATCTGGAACTCGAGGGCAGTGGACTTTACGAAACGCTCCAGCTGACGGAGGCCGAATTTGTAGAGCTGGTCCCACTCGGAGTCTAGCTGACGAGGTTCTTCCGAGTATTCGAAGGGGTCCTGCTGGAATGAACGGAGTTGCGTTTCCGGCAGACGGGTTATTCGGGCGTTGGATGTTAACCTAAAAAGAGTGAGGCGATGATGAGTTTTGAAATGGTTTGGTATACGATGCTCCACTTACTGGTAGACATCCTTGGCGAAGAAGTCCGTGAAGGTATTCAGTGCCTGCGATTTGAAGCAGTCAGCAAGCTCCCCGTTTAAACACTGAGCGTTCGTCCTAGCTAGGTAAGGATCCACGTTACCTCCGGTACCAAGTCCGATGAAGTCCAGCAGATGTTTTCCCTGGCGACGACCTTCACCGGCAGCTGGAACCACAACTGGGCCCTCAACGGCTGACTTTCCTACAGCGGCATCCGTTTGATCCGGCAGTTTGAATCCATCGCCTCGTACCAGCGAAGTCCACACGAGCAAGGACAGGGCTAACGACCACCGTAAATCAAGCACCCGACTGCGATTAACCAAGAAACCCATTTCTGTGAGTACATGAAACGAAAAAATAAAAACGAGAAATGTTAGTATAGCTCTACTAATGGTCACAT includes:
- the LOC109403615 gene encoding uncharacterized protein LOC109403615 isoform X1 → MKLCVYIKRNEEERQCASESGERSGGFTFRLFACRSMSEMGFLVNRSRVLDLRWSLALSLLVWTSLVRGDGFKLPDQTDAAVGKSAVEGPVVVPAAGEGRRQGKHLLDFIGLGTGGNVDPYLARTNAQCLNGELADCFKSQALNTFTDFFAKDVYQLTSNARITRLPETQLRSFQQDPFEYSEEPRQLDSEWDQLYKFGLRQLERFVKSTALEFQIPDDVTEGGRYQARFIDEISDEIDVIEDKKAPLFSRNRLKKIFIPLLIILKIFKLKLLLFLPLILGLASFKKLLGFAAIIIPGVIGYLKLFRPNQSCCSNDLFSNNYTPQYSPQGLGSVSYNPFKPPYQNQYSRPEPNFAAPYGNYYRDSYELKNSGGVKFGDDQAYQGYSEYRSNDKDIKAEKN
- the LOC109403615 gene encoding uncharacterized protein LOC109403615 isoform X2 — encoded protein: MGFLVNRSRVLDLRWSLALSLLVWTSLVRGDGFKLPDQTDAAVGKSAVEGPVVVPAAGEGRRQGKHLLDFIGLGTGGNVDPYLARTNAQCLNGELADCFKSQALNTFTDFFAKDVYQLTSNARITRLPETQLRSFQQDPFEYSEEPRQLDSEWDQLYKFGLRQLERFVKSTALEFQIPDDVTEGGRYQARFIDEISDEIDVIEDKKAPLFSRNRLKKIFIPLLIILKIFKLKLLLFLPLILGLASFKKLLGFAAIIIPGVIGYLKLFRPNQSCCSNDLFSNNYTPQYSPQGLGSVSYNPFKPPYQNQYSRPEPNFAAPYGNYYRDSYELKNSGGVKFGDDQAYQGYSEYRSNDKDIKAEKN